The following are encoded together in the Ictidomys tridecemlineatus isolate mIctTri1 chromosome X, mIctTri1.hap1, whole genome shotgun sequence genome:
- the Trpc5os gene encoding putative uncharacterized protein TRPC5OS: protein MESESIPILVGGLVECVAQLIRIAEELLLSISQEQQVPCEERNDRTEQIGADASPPEEPSLPDLGDLSDLESILSLQEDEDLIFDIDQAMIDVDELCEDVLSDINNGRRSE, encoded by the coding sequence ATGGAGTCTGAGTCAATTCCTATACTAGTTGGTGGACTTGTTGAGTGTGTAGCCCAGTTAATAAGAATAGCTGAGGAGCTCTTACTATCTATTTCACAAGAACAACAAGTTCCTTGTGAAGAACGAAATGATAGAACAGAACAGATTGGTGCAGATGCATCTCCTCCTGAAGAACCTTCACTACCAGATCTCGGTGATCTCTCTGACTTGGAATCAATACTTTCACTACAAGAAGATGAAGACCTAATCTTTGATATAGATCAAGCCATGATAGATGTAGATGAGCTATGTGAAGACGTACTCTCTGATATAAACAATGGTCGAAGAAGTGAATAA